From one Nocardioides scoriae genomic stretch:
- a CDS encoding sacsin N-terminal ATP-binding-like domain-containing protein, with translation MTDWAGPTSGLSELVTAESNRCLAAYREQPIRVESDANIETTIFEGGYGRKQIFELVQNAADALQGTTGRIHVVLTYDVLYVANQGSPLTEDGVRSLLGSHQSGKRDESIGRFGLGFKSVVALSDRPQVFSRSGSFGFDREVTRERIRRVVPDAPRFPVLRLATPLDPEAEARQDRVLAELMDWASTVIRIPLDRDATGVKEDLADFPSEFMLFSPQARELVLENRADEIARRIGVAARGKDVYELTVGEERSEWVVVDRQFRPSKLALEDAGELARREAVKVSWAVPRSGRRRQEGQFWAFFPTDDRSTLAGIVNTTWKLSEDRRRLLEGRFNQEILTEVLPAMVAAAWHKVVDRATPQTSLDLLPGRGKELRSWADGVLNEPVFKALREIPSLPDTTGTLRRPRDLAMQPPDIADDVMALWRVGVGKLPGWIDPRCVSNTERRSKAERLMGPIPPIPRIERWIEAARGEGFTAEGSAQALAILAALAPGGARRDGDPLSARVVLLENGTWARPARGKIFIRSSPDDGNFQFIHPELAKMPVALAALALVGVQVLDRAGELRHVLARARDPRSVDWAKAWSLARQCTVEVARTILADELPAPVEHHVQVRTLTGQFRPLNETFLPGPVLAPGIGANAPFCLDSRFHEQERALISSLGAVDQPLLRQGGQAEMWLDRYHDQIKDHFVESCDGAKPQMDRLVVLDEGGLPWPLQSLDRLPDPAREAVTRRVLQLASTDAIQVRHATQTQYGRKKYRNPAIQRIREHGRLETSFGPLVPGFCLIASDDMPPDVLPTVELPTVVAEQLGVRTDPIDLSALAWSALHGVAVTWHDDPDRSARFYSWAVHFSEAPQRILAHVGSTVGVRPPREVAVVRNRDVLQSLREQQIPVVFVEDEGDAEALQASWGLAEGTRLLEQELVFSATGDPESVVFHFPAMKLWLSPEQQETRFQVCSEISIVSATPQGQRARAVDSALHEGTVLVTSPDPAAVLRGVSRSLGLDMGPADVRSVLDQVENEARRVLVTQLRRAPDDATRLSLLVDAEVLRRTLPRAALEAIELEQGVIEDPVELARLVLAVQGVTTLSHFRAVLDEKGLNPPQTWAGQRSTRNWVTELGFAPELAGFAGQPRPANFVVEGPTELGDLHDYQEICVENIRSMVQGGQPRRGLVSLPTGAGKTRVAVQALVEEIRDGELRGPIVWIAQSDELCEQAVETWSYIWRSVGPREPLAIGRLWGNNEVSEETSAIQLVVATPQKLKEKDAQPDYAWMTETSVVVVDEAHTSVSPMYTKVLEWLGRKARTRREDRPLIGLTATPFRNTNVEETRRLVNRYDGNRLDGKAFEDDEPYPVLQAKRILAQVEQRVIDGAQVRLSKLEQEEVERFGRLPRNVEARLGADIERNKTIVEDLMSLPDDWPALVFASSVENARALAAQLVHKGIPSVAIDASTPGPVRRWYIDEFKAGRIRVITNYNVLSQGFDAPRVRAVYVTRPTFSANLYQQMIGRGLRGPLNGGSERVLIVNVKDNIDQYGDKLAFTEFDYLWSETSNTD, from the coding sequence ATGACCGATTGGGCCGGACCCACCAGTGGGTTGTCCGAGCTGGTGACAGCGGAGTCGAACCGATGCCTCGCCGCGTACCGTGAGCAGCCGATCCGGGTCGAGTCGGACGCGAACATCGAGACGACGATCTTCGAGGGCGGGTACGGCCGTAAGCAGATCTTCGAGCTCGTCCAGAATGCCGCTGACGCCCTCCAGGGCACGACGGGCCGCATTCATGTGGTCCTGACCTACGACGTCCTCTACGTCGCCAACCAGGGGTCACCTCTCACCGAGGACGGGGTCCGATCCCTCCTCGGCTCCCACCAATCCGGCAAGCGCGACGAGTCGATCGGACGATTCGGGCTCGGGTTCAAGTCAGTCGTCGCGCTGAGTGATCGCCCGCAGGTGTTCAGTCGTTCAGGCTCGTTCGGCTTCGACCGTGAGGTCACGAGGGAGCGTATTCGGCGCGTGGTCCCGGATGCCCCCCGATTTCCCGTCCTGCGTCTTGCCACGCCACTCGATCCGGAAGCGGAGGCCCGTCAGGATCGGGTGCTGGCCGAATTGATGGACTGGGCGAGCACTGTCATCCGCATTCCTCTCGATCGCGACGCCACGGGCGTGAAGGAGGATCTCGCAGACTTCCCCTCGGAGTTCATGCTCTTCTCGCCTCAGGCCCGCGAGCTGGTGCTTGAGAACCGAGCAGACGAGATTGCGCGCCGTATCGGAGTGGCGGCCAGGGGCAAAGACGTGTACGAGCTGACCGTCGGTGAGGAGCGGTCCGAGTGGGTCGTGGTCGATCGCCAATTCCGCCCCTCCAAGCTGGCGCTGGAGGACGCAGGTGAGCTGGCACGTAGGGAAGCAGTGAAGGTGAGCTGGGCCGTTCCGAGATCGGGGCGGCGGCGTCAAGAGGGCCAGTTCTGGGCGTTCTTTCCCACTGACGACCGAAGCACATTGGCAGGCATCGTCAACACCACGTGGAAGCTGTCCGAGGACCGTCGTCGGCTGCTCGAAGGCAGATTCAATCAGGAGATTCTGACCGAGGTCCTCCCGGCAATGGTTGCCGCGGCATGGCACAAGGTGGTCGATCGAGCAACGCCGCAGACGAGCCTCGATCTGCTTCCAGGTCGCGGCAAGGAACTTCGTTCCTGGGCAGACGGCGTGCTGAACGAGCCCGTCTTCAAGGCGTTACGAGAAATCCCCAGCTTGCCGGACACCACGGGAACGCTTCGCCGTCCTCGCGACCTTGCCATGCAGCCACCTGACATCGCGGACGACGTCATGGCCCTGTGGAGGGTCGGAGTCGGCAAACTGCCCGGATGGATCGACCCTCGGTGTGTGTCGAACACAGAACGCCGCTCGAAGGCGGAGCGACTCATGGGCCCTATACCGCCCATTCCCAGAATTGAGCGGTGGATCGAGGCTGCCAGAGGCGAGGGCTTCACAGCTGAGGGCTCGGCGCAGGCACTGGCGATCCTCGCTGCACTCGCACCAGGTGGGGCCCGTCGGGACGGCGACCCGCTCAGCGCACGCGTCGTGCTCCTCGAGAACGGGACCTGGGCCAGACCCGCTCGCGGAAAGATCTTCATCCGTTCGTCGCCTGACGACGGCAACTTCCAGTTCATCCACCCGGAGCTTGCCAAGATGCCCGTGGCCCTGGCGGCCCTCGCGCTGGTGGGTGTACAGGTGCTGGACCGTGCAGGCGAACTTCGCCACGTCCTGGCACGTGCAAGAGACCCGCGCTCGGTGGATTGGGCCAAGGCATGGTCCCTTGCCCGACAGTGCACGGTCGAAGTCGCCAGGACAATCCTTGCCGATGAGCTGCCGGCGCCCGTGGAGCACCATGTACAGGTGCGGACCCTCACCGGGCAATTCCGGCCGTTGAACGAGACCTTCTTGCCGGGCCCGGTCTTGGCGCCAGGTATCGGCGCCAACGCCCCGTTCTGCCTCGACAGCCGCTTCCATGAGCAGGAGCGGGCTCTGATCAGCAGCCTCGGCGCGGTCGATCAGCCGCTGCTGCGTCAGGGGGGTCAAGCGGAAATGTGGCTGGATCGCTACCACGACCAGATCAAAGACCACTTCGTCGAGTCGTGCGACGGTGCGAAGCCGCAGATGGACCGCTTGGTTGTACTTGATGAGGGCGGTCTTCCGTGGCCGCTCCAGTCCCTCGATCGCCTGCCCGACCCAGCGCGGGAAGCTGTCACCCGTCGGGTCCTCCAACTGGCGTCGACCGACGCGATCCAGGTGCGGCACGCCACTCAGACTCAATACGGTCGGAAGAAATACCGGAACCCCGCCATTCAGCGGATTCGAGAGCACGGGAGGTTGGAAACCTCATTCGGCCCCTTGGTCCCAGGCTTCTGCCTCATTGCGTCGGATGACATGCCGCCCGACGTCCTGCCGACCGTGGAGCTTCCCACGGTGGTTGCTGAGCAACTGGGGGTGAGGACCGACCCCATCGACCTCAGTGCTCTTGCGTGGAGCGCCCTACACGGTGTCGCCGTGACTTGGCACGATGATCCGGACCGTTCGGCTCGCTTCTACTCGTGGGCCGTGCACTTCAGTGAAGCTCCTCAGCGGATCTTGGCTCACGTCGGTTCGACGGTCGGTGTGAGACCACCACGTGAGGTGGCCGTTGTGCGCAACAGGGACGTGTTGCAGTCACTCCGTGAACAACAGATACCAGTGGTGTTCGTTGAGGACGAGGGCGACGCCGAGGCTCTACAAGCATCATGGGGTCTCGCTGAGGGAACACGCTTGCTCGAGCAGGAGCTTGTTTTCAGCGCGACCGGCGACCCGGAGTCGGTGGTGTTCCACTTTCCCGCCATGAAGCTGTGGCTGTCACCTGAGCAGCAGGAAACGCGCTTCCAAGTGTGTTCCGAGATCAGCATTGTGTCGGCAACCCCCCAGGGGCAGCGTGCAAGAGCCGTAGACAGTGCATTGCATGAGGGAACCGTTCTGGTCACATCTCCAGACCCTGCTGCCGTTCTCCGGGGCGTGTCACGGTCGTTGGGGCTTGACATGGGCCCAGCAGACGTACGTTCGGTCCTCGATCAAGTTGAGAACGAGGCCCGACGAGTGCTTGTCACACAGTTGAGACGGGCTCCGGACGACGCGACGAGGCTCTCCTTATTGGTTGACGCTGAGGTGCTTCGCCGGACGCTGCCACGCGCTGCGCTCGAGGCAATCGAGCTCGAGCAAGGTGTAATCGAGGACCCGGTCGAGCTGGCACGCCTGGTTCTTGCCGTCCAGGGAGTGACGACGTTGTCGCACTTCCGAGCCGTTCTGGACGAGAAAGGGCTGAATCCCCCGCAAACGTGGGCGGGCCAGCGGTCGACTCGGAATTGGGTCACAGAGCTCGGGTTCGCTCCCGAGTTGGCTGGCTTCGCGGGCCAGCCTCGCCCGGCGAACTTCGTGGTCGAGGGCCCGACGGAACTCGGTGATCTGCACGACTACCAGGAGATCTGTGTCGAGAACATCCGGTCCATGGTTCAAGGAGGACAACCGCGCCGCGGCCTCGTCTCGCTTCCGACTGGTGCCGGGAAGACCCGGGTGGCGGTTCAGGCACTGGTCGAAGAAATTCGGGATGGCGAGCTCCGGGGGCCGATCGTATGGATCGCCCAAAGCGACGAATTGTGCGAGCAGGCTGTGGAGACATGGTCCTACATCTGGCGGTCGGTAGGGCCCCGCGAACCACTGGCCATTGGCCGCCTGTGGGGCAACAACGAGGTGTCCGAGGAAACGTCAGCCATCCAACTGGTTGTCGCTACGCCTCAAAAGCTCAAGGAGAAGGACGCTCAACCCGACTACGCCTGGATGACGGAGACCTCGGTGGTGGTCGTCGACGAAGCACACACGTCCGTGTCGCCGATGTACACGAAAGTGCTCGAGTGGTTAGGACGAAAGGCTCGCACGCGCAGGGAGGACAGGCCGCTCATCGGGCTCACCGCGACGCCCTTCCGAAACACCAACGTCGAAGAGACGCGACGCCTCGTCAACAGGTACGACGGCAACCGGCTGGACGGCAAGGCGTTCGAGGACGACGAGCCTTATCCGGTGCTCCAAGCCAAGAGGATCCTCGCTCAAGTCGAGCAGCGCGTCATCGACGGCGCGCAAGTTCGACTCAGCAAGCTCGAGCAGGAAGAGGTCGAACGCTTCGGGCGTCTGCCTCGGAACGTAGAAGCGCGGCTAGGCGCCGACATCGAGCGGAACAAGACCATCGTCGAGGATCTGATGAGCCTCCCTGATGACTGGCCAGCACTCGTCTTCGCTAGCTCCGTCGAGAATGCGCGTGCCCTCGCGGCGCAGTTGGTTCACAAGGGCATTCCGAGCGTTGCCATCGATGCGAGCACGCCTGGCCCGGTTCGGCGGTGGTACATCGACGAGTTCAAAGCCGGTCGCATCCGCGTCATCACGAACTACAACGTGTTGTCACAGGGTTTTGACGCTCCGAGGGTGCGGGCCGTCTACGTCACGCGCCCGACTTTCAGCGCAAACCTCTATCAGCAGATGATCGGGCGTGGCCTGCGCGGACCATTGAACGGTGGTTCCGAACGTGTGCTGATCGTCAACGTGAAGGACAACATCGATCAGTACGGTGACAAGCTTGCATTCACGGAGTTCGACTACCTCTGGTCTGAGACCAGCAATACCGACTGA
- a CDS encoding UvrD-helicase domain-containing protein — MREGVSHGLDAEQVAVAEAEPDARQIVLAAPGSGKTEVVAARVDALAELHDLDVVDEVLVLSFSRAAVAALRSRLGPRSARPLPTIRTIDSTATMLLDEVAADDWAGLDFDGRIERIRAVLAAGAASESLSLLGHVVVDEVQDLVGIRARFVLDLLRALPEGAGFTLLGDPRQALYDFQLTDATDMTARDFLDEAALLSGRHPVDRVRLLGQYRARSEDARSVASLGATDLDGGEWTQAVEDHLGSVLTMGDVAGVARPVARWPGTTAFLCRTNGDALVVAGVLRELEVTARLRPLVEKQPLETWVARAVSGSTTSITKTDVIDRLTGVVSDPEASWRLLKATERNLRVADRIDIARLTMRVDLGDFPAALGAGPGPVVVSTVHRAKGLEFDNVVVVDPDGMREPDGSSVAYVALTRARDRLVGAGLDRPRFFHYDKTTGRWIVGGHQRWMTAAIELRPDDIAIDPDIEADEIVIGGRVAAAFDRRSSTLGVPVWEVRSAERRIGHTTPAFGELVARRVEAGTVGSRWGWPDLAGGIGVEGVVTGVVRDRAGKPSLAAVPTISGLATFLR; from the coding sequence GTGCGTGAGGGGGTCTCGCACGGTCTCGACGCCGAGCAGGTGGCAGTCGCAGAGGCGGAGCCGGACGCACGGCAGATCGTGCTCGCGGCGCCGGGGAGCGGCAAGACCGAGGTGGTCGCCGCCCGGGTCGATGCACTCGCTGAGCTGCACGACCTCGACGTCGTCGACGAAGTTCTCGTCTTGAGCTTCTCGCGGGCTGCCGTCGCGGCGCTTCGTAGCCGGCTCGGTCCCCGATCGGCCCGTCCGCTCCCGACCATTCGGACGATCGACAGCACCGCGACCATGCTGCTCGATGAGGTGGCGGCAGACGACTGGGCTGGTCTCGACTTCGACGGCCGGATCGAGCGGATCCGCGCGGTGCTGGCTGCTGGCGCAGCCAGCGAATCGCTCTCGTTGCTCGGCCACGTGGTGGTCGACGAGGTCCAGGACCTCGTCGGGATTCGTGCACGCTTTGTGCTCGACCTTCTTCGAGCTCTCCCAGAGGGGGCAGGCTTCACCTTGCTCGGGGACCCGCGCCAGGCGCTCTACGACTTCCAGCTCACCGACGCAACAGACATGACGGCGCGTGACTTCCTCGACGAGGCGGCGTTGCTCAGCGGGCGACACCCCGTCGATCGCGTTCGCCTCCTGGGTCAGTACCGAGCGAGGTCCGAAGACGCGAGATCGGTCGCGTCACTCGGCGCGACCGATCTCGACGGCGGGGAGTGGACGCAAGCGGTGGAGGACCACCTCGGCTCTGTCCTGACGATGGGTGACGTGGCGGGTGTGGCACGACCTGTCGCCAGATGGCCTGGAACCACTGCATTTCTGTGCCGAACGAACGGTGATGCGCTCGTCGTCGCGGGAGTGCTTCGCGAACTGGAGGTCACGGCAAGACTTCGGCCGCTTGTCGAGAAGCAGCCTCTGGAGACCTGGGTCGCACGAGCGGTCTCAGGTTCCACCACGTCCATCACCAAAACCGATGTGATTGATCGTCTCACCGGAGTGGTGTCTGATCCCGAAGCCTCCTGGCGGCTACTCAAGGCGACCGAGCGCAACCTGCGCGTCGCAGATCGGATCGACATTGCGCGTCTGACCATGCGGGTGGACCTCGGTGACTTTCCTGCTGCCCTCGGTGCGGGGCCCGGCCCGGTGGTGGTGTCGACGGTGCATCGGGCCAAGGGGCTCGAGTTCGACAACGTCGTCGTGGTCGATCCCGACGGGATGCGAGAACCGGACGGCAGTTCGGTCGCTTATGTCGCGCTCACCCGCGCGCGGGACAGGCTTGTGGGAGCGGGGCTGGACCGGCCGAGATTCTTCCATTACGACAAGACCACTGGCCGCTGGATCGTCGGCGGCCATCAGCGGTGGATGACGGCGGCGATCGAGCTCAGGCCGGATGACATCGCGATCGATCCGGACATCGAGGCCGACGAGATTGTGATCGGAGGACGAGTTGCAGCGGCCTTCGATCGCCGCTCGTCCACACTTGGGGTTCCGGTCTGGGAGGTCCGCTCGGCAGAGCGTCGGATCGGACACACGACCCCCGCCTTCGGAGAACTGGTCGCGCGCCGAGTCGAGGCGGGAACCGTGGGGTCACGATGGGGTTGGCCCGATCTGGCCGGCGGCATCGGGGTGGAGGGGGTCGTGACCGGAGTGGTCCGGGACCGAGCCGGGAAGCCATCGCTCGCCGCCGTGCCGACCATCTCCGGGTTGGCGACGTTCTTGCGCTGA
- a CDS encoding DNA cytosine methyltransferase, with product MSGEAKLMDLFAGCGGLTSGFVSTGRFAPIAAVEWDLHAAATYAQNFGDHIHVGDIADWTRGSLPQADVVVGGPPCQGFSSLGTRDPQDPRNAMWEHYVETLERVRPAFFVMENVPQFLKSTQFAELTGLVRARGRLGAYEIEMQVVNAADHGAAQARRRAVVIGRRRGTREIGLPELWDVRSLSDAFPAWLAPRVTKTELPDSVVEFRGRTLPGPFKMRDLHITRDVSDLSRARYAAIPPGGNRFDLPDELSSPCWRRHRSGSGDVMGRLRWDRPSVTIRTEFFKPEKGRYLHPTEDRPITHAEAASIQGFPEDFEWCGTKVSIARQIGNAVPPPLARSIATVVADRLA from the coding sequence GTGTCGGGAGAAGCGAAGCTCATGGATCTTTTCGCCGGCTGTGGGGGGCTGACCTCGGGTTTCGTTTCGACCGGGCGATTCGCCCCGATCGCCGCCGTGGAGTGGGATCTGCACGCGGCGGCCACGTACGCCCAGAACTTCGGCGACCACATCCATGTGGGTGACATCGCGGACTGGACCAGGGGTTCGCTACCCCAGGCCGACGTCGTGGTGGGCGGGCCCCCCTGTCAGGGCTTTTCCTCACTCGGCACGCGCGACCCGCAGGATCCCCGCAATGCGATGTGGGAGCACTACGTGGAGACCTTGGAACGGGTCCGACCCGCTTTCTTCGTCATGGAGAACGTGCCGCAGTTCCTCAAGTCGACTCAGTTCGCCGAACTCACCGGCCTGGTTCGTGCCCGGGGCCGCCTGGGTGCTTACGAGATCGAAATGCAGGTCGTCAACGCCGCGGATCACGGAGCGGCGCAGGCGCGTCGCCGCGCGGTTGTGATCGGACGACGGCGCGGCACCCGGGAGATCGGACTCCCCGAGCTGTGGGACGTCCGCTCGCTGTCTGACGCCTTCCCGGCCTGGCTCGCCCCCCGGGTGACGAAGACCGAGCTGCCCGACAGTGTGGTCGAGTTCCGCGGTCGAACGCTGCCAGGCCCCTTCAAGATGCGCGATCTGCACATCACGCGGGACGTGAGCGACCTGTCCCGTGCCCGCTACGCAGCCATTCCGCCGGGCGGCAATCGATTCGACCTACCTGACGAGTTGTCGAGCCCCTGCTGGCGGCGTCACCGTAGCGGGTCGGGCGACGTGATGGGCCGCTTGCGTTGGGACCGGCCGTCGGTGACGATTCGCACGGAGTTCTTCAAGCCTGAGAAGGGGCGTTACCTCCACCCGACGGAGGACCGGCCCATCACCCATGCCGAGGCGGCGTCCATCCAGGGCTTTCCCGAGGACTTCGAGTGGTGCGGCACGAAGGTGTCGATCGCCCGTCAGATCGGCAACGCCGTGCCGCCGCCCCTCGCCCGGTCGATCGCCACCGTCGTCGCAGACCGTCTGGCCTGA
- a CDS encoding very short patch repair endonuclease: MGARLNGGEPAAGPLRNGPVRASSAEVASRMSRQRRLGTVPELALRRELHRLGLRYRIGWPVPGRPRRTIDVAFPRRQVAVFVDGCFWHACPEHATSPKANGAWWSEKLAGNVRRDRDTDAVLIDAGWAVVRVWEHEAVSEAAVRVVAAVRPW, from the coding sequence GTGGGTGCTCGCCTGAACGGCGGGGAGCCGGCGGCGGGGCCGCTACGAAACGGACCCGTCAGAGCGTCCTCCGCAGAGGTCGCGTCACGCATGAGCCGGCAGAGACGGCTGGGCACCGTTCCGGAGCTGGCGCTGCGCCGTGAGCTGCACCGTCTCGGGCTGCGCTACCGCATCGGCTGGCCGGTCCCCGGCCGCCCCAGGAGAACAATCGACGTCGCCTTCCCGCGCAGGCAGGTGGCTGTGTTCGTCGACGGGTGCTTCTGGCACGCGTGCCCGGAGCACGCCACGTCGCCCAAGGCGAACGGCGCCTGGTGGTCGGAGAAGCTGGCCGGAAACGTCCGGCGGGACCGTGACACGGACGCCGTGCTGATCGACGCCGGATGGGCGGTGGTGCGGGTGTGGGAGCACGAGGCGGTGAGCGAGGCCGCCGTGCGCGTCGTCGCAGCCGTGCGCCCGTGGTGA
- a CDS encoding 3'-5' exonuclease, with the protein MPQIVMAVQDAGNRVDGSVRGKAYAFLEKLSANDALPGLHIEPIQNSTDSRVRTGRVSQFWRAVLFKVQGSGTEAHYVYLGVWPHDNAIDVAKKVRLTFNPVTGITQVTAESPADRVGAGDEHGTAIGDATTATPLVALGLSLEDLVEELGFESDIAVGALEASDEDALLELAAGLVPWQGSALIALASGESVAEVKASLAIEEMRTDDGPDEDTNLIAGLKHPAAAMQFTFVEEDEELRRIIEEGDFAAWKVFLHPEQRRYVEQTSSGPFRLSGGAGTGKTVVLLHRARRLHRADPSARIVLTTFTKTLAEGMKRELRSLDPTVVLADKLGDAGVLVVGIDAAVSAAIRTNSAHMSAAVSAVLGDRSERIAARLVDSDERWRDAVASSDADLPADLRHAAFFQAEYDMVVVPGRITSRDGYFKARRPGRGVALDRVRRAEVWKVVESYRARSSIDGGIDFGEAAAVAAEALGRRSSPLVDHVLVDEGQDLRPTHWQFLRALVPEGQDDLFIAEDAHQRIYGQRVVLGRLGIKIVGRSRRLQLNYRTTAQNLHFAVQVLETGGYSDLESDAAEVSGYRSARLGPAPQLIRADNLTQELDACADLVRAWVTAGAAPDSIGILVRDATQAQQVSRGLDERGTKVRVVTNQAQTAKDPVVMTMHRAKGMEFSRVVIFGADSSLMPAQYVLKGLTDQERDDAVLRERSLFYVAATRARDELVVLWTGDPSEFFERATS; encoded by the coding sequence ATGCCCCAGATCGTGATGGCCGTGCAGGATGCCGGCAATAGGGTGGACGGTTCGGTGCGCGGCAAGGCGTACGCCTTCCTGGAAAAGCTGAGCGCCAACGATGCCCTGCCCGGGCTACACATCGAGCCCATCCAGAACTCCACCGACTCACGTGTACGCACCGGCCGGGTGTCACAGTTCTGGCGCGCCGTGCTGTTCAAGGTTCAGGGTTCGGGGACCGAGGCCCACTACGTGTACCTGGGGGTGTGGCCACACGACAACGCCATCGACGTCGCGAAGAAGGTCCGGCTGACGTTCAACCCCGTCACCGGGATCACGCAGGTGACTGCCGAGTCCCCGGCCGACCGTGTCGGTGCAGGTGACGAGCATGGCACCGCCATCGGGGACGCGACTACAGCGACACCGCTGGTCGCGCTCGGCCTGTCCCTCGAGGATCTGGTCGAGGAGCTCGGCTTCGAGTCCGACATCGCAGTGGGGGCTCTGGAAGCCTCCGACGAGGACGCCCTGCTCGAGCTCGCAGCCGGCCTGGTGCCCTGGCAGGGATCGGCTCTGATTGCGCTGGCCAGCGGTGAGTCCGTAGCCGAGGTCAAGGCTTCGTTGGCGATCGAGGAGATGCGCACTGACGACGGGCCGGACGAGGACACCAACCTGATCGCCGGCCTCAAACACCCAGCTGCGGCGATGCAGTTCACCTTCGTCGAGGAGGACGAGGAGCTACGGCGCATCATCGAGGAGGGCGACTTCGCCGCCTGGAAGGTGTTCCTCCACCCGGAGCAGCGCCGCTACGTCGAGCAGACCTCGTCGGGACCGTTCCGGCTTTCCGGGGGTGCGGGCACGGGCAAGACGGTGGTCCTCTTGCATCGCGCCAGACGCCTCCACCGGGCAGACCCGTCGGCCCGCATCGTGCTCACGACCTTCACCAAGACCCTGGCCGAGGGTATGAAGCGCGAGCTCCGCTCGCTCGACCCGACGGTCGTGCTGGCGGACAAGCTCGGCGACGCCGGTGTGCTGGTGGTCGGCATCGATGCCGCAGTCAGCGCGGCGATCCGGACGAACTCGGCTCACATGTCGGCCGCAGTCTCGGCGGTCCTCGGGGATCGCAGCGAACGCATCGCAGCGCGCCTGGTCGACAGCGACGAGCGGTGGCGCGACGCGGTCGCCTCCTCCGACGCCGACCTCCCAGCAGACCTGCGGCACGCAGCGTTCTTCCAGGCGGAGTACGACATGGTCGTCGTGCCCGGTCGGATCACGTCGAGGGACGGCTACTTCAAGGCGCGTCGACCCGGCCGCGGCGTCGCCCTGGACCGTGTCCGTCGCGCCGAGGTCTGGAAGGTCGTCGAGAGCTACCGCGCCCGATCGAGTATCGACGGAGGAATCGACTTCGGTGAGGCCGCGGCGGTAGCCGCTGAGGCCCTCGGCCGTAGGTCATCGCCGCTCGTCGACCACGTGCTGGTGGACGAGGGTCAGGACCTCCGCCCGACCCACTGGCAGTTTCTCAGAGCCCTCGTACCCGAGGGGCAGGACGACCTCTTCATAGCCGAGGACGCCCATCAGCGGATCTACGGCCAGCGAGTGGTGCTCGGTCGCTTGGGCATCAAGATCGTCGGGCGTTCCAGGCGTCTACAGCTGAACTACCGGACAACGGCTCAAAACCTCCATTTCGCGGTCCAGGTACTCGAAACCGGCGGCTACAGCGACCTGGAGTCCGACGCGGCCGAGGTGTCGGGCTACCGCTCCGCCCGGTTGGGTCCCGCCCCACAGCTCATCCGCGCGGACAACCTCACCCAAGAGCTCGACGCCTGCGCCGATCTGGTGCGGGCCTGGGTGACTGCCGGTGCGGCGCCGGACTCGATCGGCATCCTCGTGCGGGACGCGACCCAGGCTCAGCAGGTTTCGCGCGGTCTGGACGAACGCGGCACCAAGGTCCGCGTGGTGACCAACCAAGCGCAGACGGCCAAGGACCCCGTCGTGATGACCATGCACCGCGCCAAGGGCATGGAGTTCTCCCGTGTCGTCATCTTCGGTGCGGACAGCAGCCTCATGCCGGCGCAGTACGTCCTCAAGGGACTCACCGATCAGGAACGCGACGACGCCGTCTTGCGAGAGCGCTCCCTGTTCTACGTCGCGGCCACGCGCGCAAGGGACGAGCTCGTTGTGCTGTGGACGGGCGACCCGAGCGAATTCTTCGAACGAGCTACGTCGTGA